The genomic DNA CGGCCGCCTGATACTGCCCGCCCATCACGCCAAAGGGCATCTCCACCCGGCCGTCCTGCAGCATCATCCCGGGGATGATCGTGTGCATCGGCCGCTTGCCCGGGCCCGCCTCGTTGGGGTGGCCCTCTTCCAATGTGAAACCCGCGCCGCGGTTTTGCATCAGGATACCAAACTTGGGGCTGGCAAGGCCGGAGCCGAAGCTGTGGAAGATCGAATAGATGAGCGACAGCGCCATGCCGTCGCGGTCCACCACGCAAAGGTAAACCGTATCGCGGTGCACCGCCTCGGTCACGCTGGTGACCTGTGCCATCGCCCGCTTCGGGTCGATCAGCGCGGCAAGCTCTTGCGCGAGGCCGGGGCGCAGCAGGGCCCTCGGGTCTTTCATGGAGGCCGGGTCTGCGATGAGCCGGTTGCGGGCGTCATAGGCCAGCTTGATCGCTTCGGCCTCGATATGGCTGCGCTCCGGGCCGAGCGGGTCCATCCCGGCAATGTCGAATTCCGCGAGGATCGCGGCGAGCAGCAGGGCGGTGGTGCCTTGCCCGTTGGGCGGATGCTCGGCGATCTCGCGGCTGCGATAGGGGCCGGTGAGCGGGCTGCCCCAGTCGGCGCTGACGCTGGCGAAGTCTTGCAAGCTGTGGCTGGCCCCGGCGAGGGCGGCGCACATATCCTCGGCCACCTCGCCCTGATAGAACGCCTGCGGCCCCTCCGCCGCCACCCGGCGCAACACCTCGGCCTGGCCCGGGCTGCGGAAGATCTGACCAACCTCGGGGACGGCCCCGCCAATCAGGTAATGCTGGCGAGCCGCGCCCTGAAGCGTGGCCTCTGCGGCTTGCCAATCGCGGGCCACGCGCGGCGCCACGGGCACGCCCTCTTCGGCGTATCGGATGGCTGGAGCGAGGCTGGCGGCGAGCCCGTTGCGCCCGAAGCGCTCCGATAGGGCCGCGAAGCCCGCAATCGCGCCTGGCAGGGTAACGGCATGGGGCGAGGTCAGCGGAATGGTCGGGCCCGCTTCGCGCAGGGCCTGCACGTCGATGCCCGCAGGCGCCCGGCCTGAGCCGTTCAGTGCATGGATCTCCTCCGTCCCGGCGGGTTTAACCAAGGCAAAGCAGTCGCCACCGATTCCGGTGCTCTGCGGCTCGCAGATGCCCAGCAGAACCGCTGCCGCGATGCCCGCATCCACCGCATTGCCGCCCGCCTGCAGAATCTCCACCGCGACCTGCGCCGCAAGCGGGTGCGAGGTGGCGCAGAGGCCATTGGTTGCAAAGACAGGCGACCGCCCGGGAATTTCGAAATTGCGCATGAGTGTCCCTCCGGCGGCGAGACTAGGCGGCGCAGGGCGGGGCGGCAAGGCGATGATGATAGGGGAAAATAAGACCTCGACGCCACGCACTGGGTGGGGGCTATGAAGCGTGGCGCCGAGGGAAGCTATATGCAGCTACCCGTCTTGTTTGCCCTTTGATCCTGTCGCCGTTTGGGTGTGATCAGGACCATTTTGCGGCGCGAATTTCCAAAGGCGAAACAATGGTGTGCGTGGGGTGGATTGAGCGCGAGATTGGAACCGGGATTCCGGGTAAACCGGCTGGATTTATGGGCGGAGCGCTGCGAGCACTGCCGCATCAGGGCATGGTGGCAAAATCCAGCGAGAAGCTCAGACGATTCTGGCCACTGTCGCGGGTATAGTTGAGGTCTTTTGATAGCTGCCGGATCAGAAACCAGCCAAAGCCACCTTCCGGCAAAGCCTCCAGCGGCACATCAACCTCTGCGGCCTGACCCGCTGGCGCATCGAGCCCCGGCATGGCGCGACCGTGATCGGTGACGGTGCAGAAGATCCTGCGCTCCCCCTGAAGCACGTTGATCTCGATGACGCCAGAGGCCGCCTCGTCATAGGCATGCTCGACGACGTTGTTCAGCACCTCGGCCAGCACCAGCTCAACAGTGCCACGATCTTCATCTGAGAGGGCGAGCGGAGAGAGGTTGCCCAACACGTGCTCCAGCGCGCGGCGCACCTCCATCGGAGTGCTTGAAAGCACAATCCGAAGCGCATTGTTTG from Oceanicola sp. D3 includes the following:
- a CDS encoding gamma-glutamyltransferase family protein, with amino-acid sequence MRNFEIPGRSPVFATNGLCATSHPLAAQVAVEILQAGGNAVDAGIAAAVLLGICEPQSTGIGGDCFALVKPAGTEEIHALNGSGRAPAGIDVQALREAGPTIPLTSPHAVTLPGAIAGFAALSERFGRNGLAASLAPAIRYAEEGVPVAPRVARDWQAAEATLQGAARQHYLIGGAVPEVGQIFRSPGQAEVLRRVAAEGPQAFYQGEVAEDMCAALAGASHSLQDFASVSADWGSPLTGPYRSREIAEHPPNGQGTTALLLAAILAEFDIAGMDPLGPERSHIEAEAIKLAYDARNRLIADPASMKDPRALLRPGLAQELAALIDPKRAMAQVTSVTEAVHRDTVYLCVVDRDGMALSLIYSIFHSFGSGLASPKFGILMQNRGAGFTLEEGHPNEAGPGKRPMHTIIPGMMLQDGRVEMPFGVMGGQYQAAGHARFASNMLDFGMDPQEAIDFPRLFAEKGELQLEAPFPEATRAALAEMGHKVVPPPAPIGGAQAIRITPEGVLVGASDPRKDGSAIGY
- a CDS encoding ATP-binding protein, with the translated sequence MEVRRALEHVLGNLSPLALSDEDRGTVELVLAEVLNNVVEHAYDEAASGVIEINVLQGERRIFCTVTDHGRAMPGLDAPAGQAAEVDVPLEALPEGGFGWFLIRQLSKDLNYTRDSGQNRLSFSLDFATMP